Proteins encoded within one genomic window of Acinetobacter sp. WCHA55:
- a CDS encoding esterase/lipase family protein, translating to MKYGLLIAGLLSTCTLAATQTQAAASQIKSNYVTSSYAKTKYPLVFAHGMGGWIRAGTDELGVDYWYQILPDLARNGANAWATRVSPFNTSEVRGEQLLQQVDEILAITGAPKVNLLGHSHGGHSIAYVSNVMPNKIASATAISSPLKGSPVADLIISAQGTPLEQPLVGLINFGSKAIVWAQQQNPNSLPHDALGAGKSLSQAGSKAFAQKYPLGMPKTSCGEGLAKENGVYFYSFSGNSTLTNVLDPDSLLGATGLLMQAPNDNDGLVSRCSAKYGKTVRDNYNWNHLDVINQFFGLRAIFAPDPVDVYRQHANRLKLQGL from the coding sequence ATGAAATATGGATTATTGATAGCTGGGCTGCTGTCGACCTGCACACTTGCAGCTACACAAACACAAGCAGCTGCTTCACAAATTAAGTCAAACTACGTTACCTCTAGTTATGCAAAAACCAAATATCCTTTGGTTTTTGCACATGGTATGGGGGGCTGGATTCGAGCAGGAACTGATGAACTTGGAGTGGATTATTGGTATCAAATCTTGCCAGATTTAGCCCGTAACGGTGCAAATGCTTGGGCAACACGTGTTTCTCCATTTAACACATCTGAAGTTCGTGGTGAACAACTGCTGCAACAAGTGGATGAAATCTTAGCAATTACAGGAGCACCAAAAGTCAATTTACTCGGACATAGTCACGGTGGACATAGTATTGCTTATGTCTCGAATGTTATGCCCAATAAAATTGCATCTGCAACAGCCATTTCCAGCCCGTTAAAAGGCTCTCCTGTGGCAGATCTGATTATTTCCGCGCAAGGTACGCCACTAGAACAACCGCTGGTGGGCTTAATCAACTTTGGGTCCAAGGCTATTGTTTGGGCACAACAGCAAAATCCAAACTCACTTCCACATGATGCACTCGGTGCTGGTAAAAGTTTAAGTCAAGCTGGATCAAAGGCTTTTGCACAAAAATATCCATTGGGTATGCCAAAAACAAGCTGTGGTGAAGGCTTAGCAAAAGAGAATGGGGTCTATTTTTACTCTTTCTCTGGCAACTCAACATTAACGAACGTGCTTGATCCAGACTCATTATTGGGTGCAACAGGCTTACTCATGCAAGCCCCCAATGATAACGATGGCTTAGTTTCACGTTGTAGTGCCAAATATGGCAAGACCGTGCGTGATAACTATAATTGGAACCATTTAGATGTGATCAACCAGTTCTTTGGTCTACGTGCGATCTTTGCCCCAGATCCTGTAGATGTTTACCGTCAACACGCCAACCGCTTAAAGCTTCAAGGCCTCTAA
- the rplS gene encoding 50S ribosomal protein L19 → MSGKHPLVQAVENAQLKQDIPAFAPGDTVIVQVKVKEGDRERLQAFEGVVIAKKNRGLNSAFTVRKISSGVGVERVFQTHSPIVAKIEVKRRGDVRRAKLYYLRELSGKAARIREKLPARKQG, encoded by the coding sequence ATGAGCGGTAAGCATCCTTTAGTACAAGCTGTTGAAAATGCACAGCTTAAACAAGACATTCCAGCTTTTGCACCAGGCGATACAGTTATCGTTCAGGTTAAAGTAAAAGAGGGTGACCGTGAGCGTCTTCAGGCATTTGAAGGTGTTGTAATCGCGAAGAAAAACCGTGGCTTGAACTCTGCGTTCACAGTACGTAAAATTTCTAGCGGTGTTGGTGTTGAGCGTGTTTTCCAAACTCACTCTCCAATCGTTGCTAAAATCGAAGTGAAACGTCGTGGTGACGTTCGTCGTGCTAAACTTTACTACCTACGTGAATTGTCTGGTAAAGCTGCACGTATTCGTGAAAAGTTACCAGCTCGTAAACAAGGTTAA